The following are from one region of the Lytechinus variegatus isolate NC3 chromosome 4, Lvar_3.0, whole genome shotgun sequence genome:
- the LOC121414270 gene encoding uncharacterized protein LOC121414270 isoform X1, protein MSSEFVVSAEKRDDVAKKLLQIQDVFGVRVLCGETEGGRSGDSGCVLPVDAAELEPELPVCADSSISAAPAWVQVVGSSKQACEKAKEYILSLCSDKRIEETYPRQTLDMLDGRIPQLEYDSGAVIERLPGDKLRIQGQDENILRALSLISGNTNGEVHNSENGAIHERREPSRTITAMSRTDFSDSRHSPREDEVAERLRPIGVANGSPREIPSQELQTKAVPSSSSVTSSSTSSKTNSQSKHEDIISLMLKLGYSRQIVEQVLQQVGDQASSDEVLRMLVNLGSPKITEDGGSDAKEVDIGSGKKDFSDGVQESEETDSDPYRPIIIDGSNVAMSYGNSNVFNCKGIHTVVMWFLLRGHNTIYVFVPSWRKEQSKPETPIKDQEILMDLEKSKILVWTPSRRVKGRRMVCYDDRYILNLAHELDGIVVSNDTFRDLCAEKPEYRKVVEERLLMYSFAGDKFMPPDDPLGRHGPNLDNFLRKTPSKPSHQMQLCPYGKKCTYGNKCKYSHPERSRNVKTTSEILVEKDRQRQEQKLKANLMARALKTEVPEMPWEKENGRGTTDPLPYQSGSRGLAMSHGGATQQHSGAVTLPLRNPPMPDKTMNTVPLVGPQHVQQYRMHPQNLQSINEGWLPSDERVHDGWPSSEHRIPAASYHPHQAMARPQHRNQQLPNRSSMTAPISGYTPHPQPMREMMTAPLSTVDYYQQHATQQSEKRYSLPIGGVDQQRPQKQPQQQQQVRPPQRVSNNMTEFSKEFHQMSLLDTSSHGSAFDEERHYSYPLTTPYRGSPVLNTQTPANAYLDDEGYFSPITPKEVGIPSPGIPSHPSSSRYPQHPNTDSTLHPHRFMYPSTIPTTSYTNPPHQVPGSGSDALRHGGHLGMHPNQIFNPVESPRRTSEPLPPRQVWGGGGSEHSDTSRTVESGESRMRMATSRQLPS, encoded by the exons ATGAGCTCCGAATTTGTCGTTTCTGCCGAGAAGCGCGATGATGTTGCAAAGAAGCTTCTGCAAATCCAGGATGTGTTCGGCGTGCGAGTCCTGTGCGGGGAAACCGAAGGGGGTCGAAGCGGGGATTCGGGCTGTGTCCTCCCTGTGGATGCCGCAGAGCTGGAGCCGGAACTACCGGTATGTGCTGACTCGTCAATCTCGGCTGCTCCAGCGTGGGTTCAAGTCGTTGGCAGTTCAAAACAAGCCTGTGAAAAAGCAAAG GAATACATCCTCTCTTTGTGTTCAGACAAAAGAATTGAAGAAACCTACCCAAGGCAGACCCTCGACATGCTGGACGGACGCATCCCACAGCTGGAGTACGATTCCGGCGCCGTCATTGAGAGACTTCCAGGAGACAAGCTACGGATTCAGGGCCAAGATGAAAACATTCTGAGGGCACTGTCCCTGATATCTGGCAATACGAACGGTGAAGTTCACAACTCAGAGAATGGTGCAATACACGAAAGGAGGGAACCCTCCAGGACAATTACTGCCATGTCAAGGACAGACTTCAGCGATAGCCGTCATTCACCCAGGGAGGACGAAGTTGCTGAGAGATTAAGGCCAATTGGAGTCGCAAACGGGAGTCCAAGAGAGATTCCCAGCCAGGAATTGCAGACCAAAGCCGTTCCATCGTCTTCGTCAGTAAcctcatcatcaacatcttcaAAAACAAACTCTCAGAGTAAGCATGAGGATATCATCTCCCTCATGCTCAAGCTTGGCTATTCTAGACAGATTGTAGAGCAAGTCCTGCAACAGGTTGGAGACCAGGCTTCAAGCGATGAGGTCCTGAGGATGCTTGTGAATCTCGGATCACCAAAGATAACAGAAGATGGAGGTAGCGATGCCAAAGAAGTGGACATAGGGTCAGGAAAGAAGGATTTCAGCGATGGTGTTCAAGAGTCTGAGGAGACCGACTCAGACCCGTACAGGCCAATTATAATTGATGGAAGTAATGTAGCAATGAG CTATGGCAACTCGAACGTGTTTAACTGCAAGGGAATTCATACCGTAGTCATGTGGTTTCTTCTCCGAGGTCATAACACTATCTACGTCTTTGTGCCAAGTTGGAGGAAGGAACAGTCTAAACCGGAAACACCCATCAAAG ACCAAGAGATTCTGATGGATCTTGAGAAATCCAAAATCCTGGTCTGGACGCCCTCGCGGAGGGTCAAAGGTCGGCGGATGGTTTGCTATGACGACCGCTACATCCTCAACCTTGCCCACGAACTGGATGGGATTGTTGTCTCCAATGACACCTTCAGGGATCTATGCGCAGAGAAACCGGAATACCGTAAAGTAGTGGAAGAAAGGCTACTGATGTATTCCTTTGCGGGTGATAA GTTTATGCCGCCTGATGATCCACTTGGAAGACATGGTCCGAATCTGGATAACTTCCTTCGCAAGACACCCTCAAAGCCAAGTCACCAGATGCAGCTGTGCCCCTATGGTAAGAAGTGTACTTATGGCAATAAGTGCAAGTACAGCCACCCAGAGAGGAGCAGGAATGTGAAGACAACCAGTGAGATCCTGGTAGAGAAGGACCGCCAAAGACAAGAGCAGAAGCTCAAGGCGAACCTGATGGCAAGGGCACTCAAGACAGAGGTGCCTGAGATGCCGTGGGAAAAGGAGAACGGGAGAGGTACCACAGATCCACTCCCTTACCAGTCGGGATCAAGGGGTTTGGCGATGTCTCATGGAGGAGCCACCCAACAGCACAGTGGTGCTGTGACGTTGCCGCTAAGGAATCCGCCAATGCCTGATAAGACCATGAACACTGTACCTCTGGTTGGTCCGCAGCATGTGCAGCAGTACCGAATGCACCCTCAGAACTTGCAATCCATCAACGAGGGCTGGTTGCCCTCGGATGAGAGGGTCCATGATGGTTGGCCATCATCCGAACATAGAATTCCTGCCGCGTCCTACCACCCACACCAGGCAATGGCTCGGCCCCAACATAGGAACCAGCAACTCCCGAACAGGTCTTCCATGACTGCTCCGATTTCTGGGTACACTCCCCATCCTCAACCTATGCGGGAAATGATGACAGCGCCTCTGTCCACCGTTGATTACTACCAGCAGCACGCTACACAGCAGTCTGAGAAGCGATATTCCTTACCCATCGGGGGAGTTGATCAGCAGAGACCTCAGAAGCAGCCTCAGCAGCAGCAACAGGTTCGTCCTCCCCAGAGAGTCAGCAATAACATGACCGAATTCAGCAAGGAATTCCATCAGATGTCCCTTCTTGATACTTCCAG TCACGGGAGTGCCTTTGACGAGGAAAGACATTACAGCTATCCGTTGACCACACCTTACAGAGGCTCTCCAGTCCTCAACACGCAG ACCCCAGCCAATGCTTACTTGGACGACGAGGGTTATTTTTCACCTATCACCCCAAAGGAAGTGGGTATTCCTTCGCCGGGGATACCCTCCCACCCATCATCGTCAAGATACCCTCAGCATCCAAACACAGATAGCACTCTTCATCCTCACCGCTTCATGTACCCCAGCACCATACCTACCACATCCTACACCAATCCCCCGCATCAGGTACCCGGTAGTGGATCAGATGCACTCAGGCATGGAGGACACCTTGGGATGCATCCCAACCAAATCTTTAATCCAGTAGAAAGTCCTCGGAGGACGTCTGAACCGTTGCCTCCAAGGCAGGTCTGGGGTGGTGGAGGGTCTGAACACTCCGATACCTCCAGGACAGTGGAGAGTGGGGAAAGCAGGATGAGGATGGCAACATCAAGACAGCTTCCAAGTTAA
- the LOC121414270 gene encoding probable ribonuclease ZC3H12D isoform X2, translated as MLDGRIPQLEYDSGAVIERLPGDKLRIQGQDENILRALSLISGNTNGEVHNSENGAIHERREPSRTITAMSRTDFSDSRHSPREDEVAERLRPIGVANGSPREIPSQELQTKAVPSSSSVTSSSTSSKTNSQSKHEDIISLMLKLGYSRQIVEQVLQQVGDQASSDEVLRMLVNLGSPKITEDGGSDAKEVDIGSGKKDFSDGVQESEETDSDPYRPIIIDGSNVAMSYGNSNVFNCKGIHTVVMWFLLRGHNTIYVFVPSWRKEQSKPETPIKDQEILMDLEKSKILVWTPSRRVKGRRMVCYDDRYILNLAHELDGIVVSNDTFRDLCAEKPEYRKVVEERLLMYSFAGDKFMPPDDPLGRHGPNLDNFLRKTPSKPSHQMQLCPYGKKCTYGNKCKYSHPERSRNVKTTSEILVEKDRQRQEQKLKANLMARALKTEVPEMPWEKENGRGTTDPLPYQSGSRGLAMSHGGATQQHSGAVTLPLRNPPMPDKTMNTVPLVGPQHVQQYRMHPQNLQSINEGWLPSDERVHDGWPSSEHRIPAASYHPHQAMARPQHRNQQLPNRSSMTAPISGYTPHPQPMREMMTAPLSTVDYYQQHATQQSEKRYSLPIGGVDQQRPQKQPQQQQQVRPPQRVSNNMTEFSKEFHQMSLLDTSSHGSAFDEERHYSYPLTTPYRGSPVLNTQTPANAYLDDEGYFSPITPKEVGIPSPGIPSHPSSSRYPQHPNTDSTLHPHRFMYPSTIPTTSYTNPPHQVPGSGSDALRHGGHLGMHPNQIFNPVESPRRTSEPLPPRQVWGGGGSEHSDTSRTVESGESRMRMATSRQLPS; from the exons ATGCTGGACGGACGCATCCCACAGCTGGAGTACGATTCCGGCGCCGTCATTGAGAGACTTCCAGGAGACAAGCTACGGATTCAGGGCCAAGATGAAAACATTCTGAGGGCACTGTCCCTGATATCTGGCAATACGAACGGTGAAGTTCACAACTCAGAGAATGGTGCAATACACGAAAGGAGGGAACCCTCCAGGACAATTACTGCCATGTCAAGGACAGACTTCAGCGATAGCCGTCATTCACCCAGGGAGGACGAAGTTGCTGAGAGATTAAGGCCAATTGGAGTCGCAAACGGGAGTCCAAGAGAGATTCCCAGCCAGGAATTGCAGACCAAAGCCGTTCCATCGTCTTCGTCAGTAAcctcatcatcaacatcttcaAAAACAAACTCTCAGAGTAAGCATGAGGATATCATCTCCCTCATGCTCAAGCTTGGCTATTCTAGACAGATTGTAGAGCAAGTCCTGCAACAGGTTGGAGACCAGGCTTCAAGCGATGAGGTCCTGAGGATGCTTGTGAATCTCGGATCACCAAAGATAACAGAAGATGGAGGTAGCGATGCCAAAGAAGTGGACATAGGGTCAGGAAAGAAGGATTTCAGCGATGGTGTTCAAGAGTCTGAGGAGACCGACTCAGACCCGTACAGGCCAATTATAATTGATGGAAGTAATGTAGCAATGAG CTATGGCAACTCGAACGTGTTTAACTGCAAGGGAATTCATACCGTAGTCATGTGGTTTCTTCTCCGAGGTCATAACACTATCTACGTCTTTGTGCCAAGTTGGAGGAAGGAACAGTCTAAACCGGAAACACCCATCAAAG ACCAAGAGATTCTGATGGATCTTGAGAAATCCAAAATCCTGGTCTGGACGCCCTCGCGGAGGGTCAAAGGTCGGCGGATGGTTTGCTATGACGACCGCTACATCCTCAACCTTGCCCACGAACTGGATGGGATTGTTGTCTCCAATGACACCTTCAGGGATCTATGCGCAGAGAAACCGGAATACCGTAAAGTAGTGGAAGAAAGGCTACTGATGTATTCCTTTGCGGGTGATAA GTTTATGCCGCCTGATGATCCACTTGGAAGACATGGTCCGAATCTGGATAACTTCCTTCGCAAGACACCCTCAAAGCCAAGTCACCAGATGCAGCTGTGCCCCTATGGTAAGAAGTGTACTTATGGCAATAAGTGCAAGTACAGCCACCCAGAGAGGAGCAGGAATGTGAAGACAACCAGTGAGATCCTGGTAGAGAAGGACCGCCAAAGACAAGAGCAGAAGCTCAAGGCGAACCTGATGGCAAGGGCACTCAAGACAGAGGTGCCTGAGATGCCGTGGGAAAAGGAGAACGGGAGAGGTACCACAGATCCACTCCCTTACCAGTCGGGATCAAGGGGTTTGGCGATGTCTCATGGAGGAGCCACCCAACAGCACAGTGGTGCTGTGACGTTGCCGCTAAGGAATCCGCCAATGCCTGATAAGACCATGAACACTGTACCTCTGGTTGGTCCGCAGCATGTGCAGCAGTACCGAATGCACCCTCAGAACTTGCAATCCATCAACGAGGGCTGGTTGCCCTCGGATGAGAGGGTCCATGATGGTTGGCCATCATCCGAACATAGAATTCCTGCCGCGTCCTACCACCCACACCAGGCAATGGCTCGGCCCCAACATAGGAACCAGCAACTCCCGAACAGGTCTTCCATGACTGCTCCGATTTCTGGGTACACTCCCCATCCTCAACCTATGCGGGAAATGATGACAGCGCCTCTGTCCACCGTTGATTACTACCAGCAGCACGCTACACAGCAGTCTGAGAAGCGATATTCCTTACCCATCGGGGGAGTTGATCAGCAGAGACCTCAGAAGCAGCCTCAGCAGCAGCAACAGGTTCGTCCTCCCCAGAGAGTCAGCAATAACATGACCGAATTCAGCAAGGAATTCCATCAGATGTCCCTTCTTGATACTTCCAG TCACGGGAGTGCCTTTGACGAGGAAAGACATTACAGCTATCCGTTGACCACACCTTACAGAGGCTCTCCAGTCCTCAACACGCAG ACCCCAGCCAATGCTTACTTGGACGACGAGGGTTATTTTTCACCTATCACCCCAAAGGAAGTGGGTATTCCTTCGCCGGGGATACCCTCCCACCCATCATCGTCAAGATACCCTCAGCATCCAAACACAGATAGCACTCTTCATCCTCACCGCTTCATGTACCCCAGCACCATACCTACCACATCCTACACCAATCCCCCGCATCAGGTACCCGGTAGTGGATCAGATGCACTCAGGCATGGAGGACACCTTGGGATGCATCCCAACCAAATCTTTAATCCAGTAGAAAGTCCTCGGAGGACGTCTGAACCGTTGCCTCCAAGGCAGGTCTGGGGTGGTGGAGGGTCTGAACACTCCGATACCTCCAGGACAGTGGAGAGTGGGGAAAGCAGGATGAGGATGGCAACATCAAGACAGCTTCCAAGTTAA